In the Helianthus annuus cultivar XRQ/B chromosome 11, HanXRQr2.0-SUNRISE, whole genome shotgun sequence genome, one interval contains:
- the LOC110891453 gene encoding GATA transcription factor 12: METTPDHFFHTQFTPEKQFIIDDLLNFPTDDTAPLDEAYDVVGDIANAGTSTDSSAVTTAADSSGDGGRRSVTDAQFSHDLGVPYEDMAQLEWLSNFVEDSFSSEDMEKLQLISGVKPRPGDAYETSKFQHDADNRANNAKFNTEMTVQSKARTKRSRAAPCNWTSRLIVLSQPSNGPASTISSESESDIVSSSIVKKAPPKKKEVYDNESHNGEGRKCLHCATDKTPQWRTGPLGPKTLCNACGVRYKSGRLVPEYRPAASPTFVLTKHSNSHRKVLELRRQKEMQTSHQQPFFHHQNMMFDVSKGDEYLIHQHVGPDYRQLI; this comes from the exons ATGGAAACCACTCCTGATCATTTCTTCCATACTCAATTCACTCCCGAAAAACAATTCATCATTGACGACCTCCTCAATTTCCCCACCGACGACACTGCGCCTCTCGACGAGGCGTATGATGTCGTCGGTGACATTGCCAATGCCGGTACCTCCACCGACTCGTCGGCCGTCACTACGGCCGCTGACTCCTCCGGCGATGGTGGTCGCCGGAGCGTCACTGACGCTCAGTTTTCTCATGACCTTGGTGTCCCG TATGAGGATATGGCTCAGCTAGAATGGTTATCAAATTTTGTGGAGGATTCATTTTCATCTGAAGACATGGAGAAGCTTCAACTGATTTCTGGAGTGAAACCGCGACCCGGTGATGCATACGAGACCTCGAAATTCCAGCACGACGCTGATAACCGAGCCAATAACGCGAAATTTAACACTGAAATGACGGTTCAATCAAAGGCGCGCACCAAGCGTTCTCGTGCTGCACCGTGTAATTGGACATCTCGACTCATTGTTTTGTCTCAACCATCTAACGGTCCCGCTAGCACGATTTCCTCGGAGTCCGAGTCCGACATTGTCTCGAGTTCAATTGTTAAGAAAGCGCCTCCCAAGAAAAAGGAAGTGTATGACAACGAGTCTCATAATGGAGAGGGGCGGAAGTGTCTCCACTGTGCCACTGATAAAACCCCTCAATGGCGTACTGGACCATTAGGTCCAAAAACGCTTTGTAACGCATGTGGGGTTCGCTACAAGTCTGGTAGACTGGTCCCTGAGTATAGGCCTGCTGCGAGCCCCACATTTGTTCTTACAAAACACTCGAATTCGCATCGTAAAGTACTTGAGCTAAGGAGGCAAAAAGAGATGCAAACTTCACATCAACAACCATTCTTTCATCATCAAAATATGATGTTTGATGTATCCAAAGGGGACGAGTACTTAATCCACCAACATGTTGGTCCGGATTATCGACAATTAATATAA